One Synergistota bacterium DNA window includes the following coding sequences:
- a CDS encoding 3-isopropylmalate dehydratase large subunit: MGMTFAEKVLAKKAGLSSVKPGDIVTVEPDRAMSHDNAAPISKIFKSIGVEKVWNPEKIVIILDHAVPAPTDKHAKNHRDIRKFVEEQGIKYFYDVNSDGGVCHQLFCEEGFALPGHVIVGSDSHTCTYGAFGAFSTGIGRSEMAAVWATGQIWFRVPESMKIEIEGSFPEGVYAKDLILKIIGDIGADGADYKSVEFTGSAVKEMSISERMTLCNMVIEMGGKNGVVEPDDKTLSYLQGIAKGDFEVIKADPDARYEKILKYNLSELEPVVAKPHTVDNVSPIKEVEGLKVDQAFLGTCTNGRVEDLRIAARILKGRRIAKGVRLIVIPASWRVYKEAMKEGILETLIEAGAVVGPPGCGPCMGNHLGILAPGEVCISTANRNFKGRMGNPESEIYLVSPATVAASALRGVITDPREVL; the protein is encoded by the coding sequence GAGAAAGTTTTGGCTAAAAAGGCGGGGCTTTCAAGCGTTAAACCTGGGGATATAGTTACTGTAGAACCAGATAGAGCTATGTCTCATGATAACGCTGCTCCTATCTCCAAGATCTTTAAATCCATAGGTGTTGAGAAAGTTTGGAATCCAGAGAAAATAGTAATAATTCTTGACCATGCTGTTCCTGCTCCTACTGATAAGCATGCCAAGAATCACAGGGATATAAGGAAATTCGTCGAAGAGCAGGGTATAAAATACTTTTACGATGTTAATTCCGATGGCGGAGTTTGTCATCAACTATTCTGCGAAGAAGGCTTTGCCTTACCAGGGCATGTGATAGTAGGGAGTGATTCCCATACCTGTACCTATGGGGCGTTCGGGGCTTTTTCCACGGGAATAGGCAGAAGCGAGATGGCTGCGGTTTGGGCCACTGGTCAAATATGGTTCAGGGTTCCCGAGAGCATGAAGATAGAGATCGAGGGGAGCTTTCCTGAGGGTGTTTATGCTAAAGATTTGATCCTCAAGATAATAGGAGATATAGGTGCTGATGGAGCTGACTATAAATCGGTGGAATTCACTGGTAGTGCGGTCAAAGAAATGTCTATTTCTGAGAGAATGACGCTCTGTAATATGGTCATAGAAATGGGTGGTAAAAACGGCGTGGTAGAACCAGATGACAAAACGCTTTCCTATCTTCAGGGAATAGCAAAGGGGGATTTCGAAGTTATAAAAGCAGATCCGGATGCGAGGTACGAGAAGATTCTTAAATATAATCTTTCTGAGCTTGAACCCGTTGTGGCTAAGCCTCATACGGTGGATAATGTTTCTCCTATTAAGGAGGTTGAGGGACTAAAGGTAGATCAAGCTTTTCTTGGAACGTGTACAAACGGGAGAGTTGAGGATCTTAGAATCGCTGCTCGGATTCTTAAGGGCAGGAGAATAGCTAAAGGAGTCAGACTCATAGTGATCCCTGCTTCTTGGAGGGTATATAAAGAGGCAATGAAGGAAGGGATTCTTGAGACTTTGATCGAAGCTGGTGCTGTCGTTGGTCCTCCGGGTTGCGGACCTTGTATGGGAAATCACCTTGGCATTCTTGCACCTGGTGAGGTCTGTATAAGCACCGCAAACAGGAACTTTAAGGGAAGAATGGGTAATCCGGAGTCCGAAATATACCTTGTGAGTCCTGCTACCGTTGCTGCATCTGCGCTTAGGGGAGTTATAACCGATCCAAGGGAGGTGCTTTAA
- a CDS encoding 3-isopropylmalate dehydratase small subunit, producing MKVKGRVWKYGDDINTDVIFPGKYTYTVLDLEEMAKHALEDLDPSFAKEVKPGDLIVAGKNFGCGSSREQAATCLKAAGVGAVVAKSFARIYYRNAINQGLPIVQCPEVYDAVEKGDEMEIDFDKGEIRTSKGDVFSFSPLPEFVRGILEDGGLIPHIKKKLGKS from the coding sequence TTGAAGGTTAAGGGAAGAGTCTGGAAATATGGTGATGACATAAATACGGATGTGATTTTCCCGGGGAAGTACACTTATACGGTGCTGGATCTGGAGGAGATGGCAAAGCATGCTCTTGAGGATCTCGATCCTTCCTTCGCTAAGGAAGTAAAGCCGGGAGACCTAATAGTTGCTGGGAAAAATTTCGGGTGTGGAAGCTCGAGGGAACAAGCTGCTACCTGTCTCAAGGCGGCGGGTGTGGGAGCGGTCGTTGCGAAGAGCTTTGCACGTATATATTACAGAAATGCCATTAATCAGGGGCTCCCCATCGTTCAATGTCCTGAAGTTTATGATGCCGTTGAGAAGGGGGACGAAATGGAGATAGATTTTGATAAGGGCGAGATAAGGACCTCTAAGGGAGACGTTTTTAGCTTCTCTCCTCTGCCCGAATTTGTCAGAGGGATATTAGAGGATGGGGGACTAATTCCGCACATAAAGAAGAAGCTCGGAAAGTCATAA
- a CDS encoding triphosphoribosyl-dephospho-CoA synthase — MLKLSAIWKWNETTLRDRLLEEMGAGMSLPPPFASLIEEAFYSAVVEFMVSPKPGLVDRFHNGSHSDMNAFSFASVFPQLYTALAFGIYKKVEEVLRSDPDLPLPLLFNRVRPTAVFMENLLLRAANGVNVLKGLFFSLGCALGAATYLELKGLSLVPTRISKAVSAMTKEALSVELENLKNKADTYGVRAFSTYGIRGIRGEVADGFPSVMREGLPRLKEALNKGVNFQRACLHALLGLMSVVDDTNIVGRGGIDSLDWVKSRSREILEKGGMLSEFGLDDLLKLDEEMRERNLSPGGSADLLAITLFLYRLEVRSGV, encoded by the coding sequence TTGCTTAAGTTGAGCGCTATATGGAAGTGGAATGAGACTACTTTGCGGGATCGCCTGCTTGAGGAAATGGGGGCGGGGATGTCTTTACCCCCGCCCTTCGCTTCTTTGATTGAGGAGGCTTTCTATTCAGCTGTGGTTGAGTTTATGGTCTCTCCGAAGCCTGGTTTGGTGGATAGGTTTCACAACGGATCTCACTCTGATATGAATGCCTTTAGCTTTGCTTCGGTTTTCCCTCAGCTTTATACTGCTTTGGCATTTGGAATATATAAAAAGGTCGAGGAGGTTTTAAGGTCTGATCCTGATTTACCTCTTCCTCTGCTATTCAACAGGGTTAGGCCCACTGCGGTTTTCATGGAAAATCTGTTGCTCAGGGCAGCCAATGGTGTGAATGTTCTCAAAGGACTATTTTTCTCACTCGGTTGTGCTCTTGGGGCGGCAACTTATCTTGAGCTTAAGGGATTAAGCCTTGTTCCCACGAGAATTTCTAAGGCAGTTTCAGCGATGACGAAGGAAGCTCTCTCAGTGGAGCTCGAGAATCTTAAAAACAAGGCTGATACTTATGGGGTAAGAGCCTTTAGCACCTATGGAATTCGAGGGATTCGGGGCGAAGTAGCTGATGGCTTTCCCTCGGTTATGAGAGAGGGGTTACCTCGGTTGAAGGAAGCTCTTAATAAGGGCGTTAATTTTCAAAGAGCTTGTCTTCATGCTTTGTTAGGACTCATGTCAGTCGTTGATGATACTAATATAGTTGGGCGAGGGGGTATCGATTCCTTAGACTGGGTTAAATCAAGATCCAGGGAGATTCTCGAGAAAGGAGGCATGCTTTCGGAATTCGGTTTGGACGACCTGCTTAAGCTTGACGAGGAAATGAGGGAAAGAAACCTGAGCCCGGGAGGGAGCGCGGATTTACTTGCTATAACTCTCTTTTTATACAGACTGGAGGTGAGGTCAGGTGTATGA
- the lpdA gene encoding dihydrolipoyl dehydrogenase, producing MYDAIVIGAGPGGYVCAIKLAQLGKKVLVVEKGELGGTCTNLGCIPTKALLSGAEMYWEVRKKASRLGVKGDLYVDFKALRNHMAKSISLSRKGIEYLFRENGVDLKRGTAYVLGPYKIEIEETGEVFEGKNLVLANGSVPKLFPPFSDVKGVWTSDDVFSMEKVPASILIVGGGAIGVEFATFFSILGAEVTLVELLEHILPTEDSDVASEVRKSLQKMGAKIYESSKVSFLCEEEGAFYWQLDTPEGVIEGNSEKVLVSVGRSPRIGDDLKELNLEIEKGIKVDSRMRTNLPGIYAIGDLTGGIMLAHVAMMEGIVAAYDIAGIEREMIYDAVPSVIFSHPEVASVGLKEKDVEGKDYKIFKYPFSANGRARTMEERDGFVKVVADSKGKVVGFSVVGPLATELIMEGVLAVKFGIRAKDLSLTIHPHPTLSEAVLGAFEGVSDKSIHL from the coding sequence GTGTATGATGCCATCGTTATAGGAGCAGGTCCTGGTGGATATGTTTGCGCTATAAAGCTTGCTCAGCTTGGTAAAAAAGTTTTGGTTGTGGAAAAGGGAGAGCTGGGAGGAACGTGTACTAATCTTGGTTGTATACCTACCAAGGCTTTGCTTTCGGGAGCCGAGATGTATTGGGAGGTTAGGAAAAAGGCTTCCAGATTAGGTGTCAAGGGAGATCTTTATGTAGATTTTAAGGCTTTGCGGAATCACATGGCTAAGTCTATTTCGTTATCCAGAAAAGGCATCGAGTACCTGTTTAGGGAAAATGGGGTAGATTTAAAGAGAGGGACTGCTTATGTTCTTGGGCCTTATAAGATCGAGATAGAGGAGACGGGCGAAGTCTTCGAGGGGAAAAATTTAGTTCTCGCTAATGGTTCGGTTCCGAAGTTGTTCCCGCCGTTTAGCGATGTTAAGGGAGTATGGACCAGCGATGATGTGTTTTCTATGGAGAAGGTACCTGCTTCTATCCTCATCGTAGGGGGAGGCGCTATAGGGGTTGAATTTGCTACTTTCTTTTCTATTCTTGGAGCGGAAGTTACCTTGGTAGAGTTGCTTGAACATATTCTACCTACGGAGGACTCGGATGTGGCCTCCGAAGTTAGAAAATCGCTTCAGAAGATGGGGGCTAAGATCTATGAATCTTCTAAGGTTTCATTCCTTTGCGAAGAGGAAGGAGCTTTCTACTGGCAATTGGATACTCCTGAAGGGGTCATTGAAGGAAACTCAGAAAAGGTTTTGGTAAGCGTGGGAAGATCTCCACGTATTGGAGATGATCTCAAGGAGTTGAACCTTGAAATAGAAAAGGGTATTAAAGTTGACTCTCGTATGAGGACGAATCTCCCTGGAATATACGCTATTGGTGATCTTACGGGAGGTATAATGCTTGCTCACGTTGCTATGATGGAGGGAATAGTGGCTGCTTATGACATTGCTGGTATTGAAAGGGAGATGATCTATGATGCAGTCCCATCTGTGATATTCTCTCATCCTGAGGTTGCCTCCGTTGGGCTTAAGGAGAAGGATGTTGAGGGCAAAGATTACAAGATTTTTAAATATCCATTCTCGGCTAACGGTAGAGCAAGAACAATGGAGGAAAGAGACGGTTTTGTTAAGGTTGTCGCTGACAGCAAAGGAAAGGTAGTTGGCTTTTCGGTAGTTGGTCCTCTTGCTACTGAGCTTATAATGGAGGGTGTTTTAGCGGTCAAGTTCGGCATCAGGGCAAAGGACCTGTCTCTGACGATACATCCTCACCCTACTTTGAGTGAGGCGGTACTGGGAGCCTTTGAAGGAGTATCGGATAAATCAATCCACCTTTAG
- a CDS encoding cupin domain-containing protein, whose product MIVRKWKDVEASDVKEEGAKNVWIRILIGEKENAPHFIMRHFTIEPKGNTPYHKHDWEHEVFVLSGKGVVRGENATYSIEAGNFVYVPPNEMHSFENPFDEPMTILCIIPKK is encoded by the coding sequence ATGATCGTCAGGAAGTGGAAAGACGTTGAAGCAAGCGACGTTAAGGAAGAGGGAGCGAAAAACGTTTGGATAAGAATCTTAATAGGGGAAAAAGAAAATGCCCCTCATTTTATAATGCGCCATTTTACGATCGAGCCCAAGGGAAATACTCCATACCATAAACATGACTGGGAGCATGAAGTGTTCGTTCTAAGTGGAAAGGGCGTAGTTCGTGGAGAAAACGCCACATATAGCATAGAAGCCGGGAACTTCGTGTATGTACCTCCGAACGAAATGCACTCGTTCGAAAATCCGTTCGATGAGCCCATGACGATACTCTGCATAATACCTAAAAAGTGA